One region of Populus trichocarpa isolate Nisqually-1 chromosome 4, P.trichocarpa_v4.1, whole genome shotgun sequence genomic DNA includes:
- the LOC7493539 gene encoding 5-oxoprolinase 1 yields MGSSKKKEEEKLRFCIDRGGTFTDVYAEISGKSDGRDLKLLSVDPANYEDAPVEGIRRILEEYTGEKIPRTSKIPTNKIEFIRMGTTVATNALLERKGERIALCVTRGFKDLLQIGNQARPNIFDLTVSKPSNLYEEVIEVDERVQLVVDDSGDDGLGSVVKGVSGELVRVVKPVDEQGLKPLLKGLLERGISCLAVVLMHSYTFPQHELAVEKLAVDLGFRHVSLSSSLTPMVRAVPRGLTASVDAYLTPVIKDYLSGFMSKFDEGLGKVNVLFMQSDGGLAPENRFSGHKAVLSGPAGGVVGYSQTLFGLETEKPLIGFDMGGTSTDVSRYAGSYEHVLETQISGAIIQAPQLDISTVAAGGGSKLKFQFGAFRVGPESVGAHPGPVCYRKGGELAVTDANLVLGFVIPDHFPSIFGPNEDQPLDIKATREEFEKLANQINSYRKSQDSSAKDMTVEEIALGFVNVANETMCRPIRQLTEMKGHETRNHALACFGGAGPQHACAIARSLGMKEVLVHRFCGILSAYGMGLADVVEEAQEPYSAVYGPDSILEASHREDMLLKQIRQKLQEQGFREENITTETYLNLRYEGTDTAIMVKKHVNEDGSGSDYAVEFVKLFQQEYGFKLQNRNILICDVRVRGIGVTNILKPQVLEPTSGNLEVEGHYKVYFGNGWLDTPLYKLDNLGCGHVIPGPAIIMNGNSTVVVEPQCKAIITIYGNIKIEIESNMSTVKIAEKVADVVQLSIFNHRFMGIAEQMGRTLQRTSISTNIKERLDFSCALFGPDGGLVANAPHVPVHLGAMSSTVRWQLNYWGENLNEGDVLVTNHPSAGGSHLPDITVITPVFDNGKLVFFVASRGHHAEIGGITPGSMPPFSKSIWEEGAAIKAFKLVEKGIFQEEGIVNLLQFPGSDESAHKIPGTRRLQDNLSDLHAQVAANQRGISLIKELIEQYGLETVQAYMTYVQLNAEEAVREMLKSVAARVSSQSDKFGENNNVTIEEEDSMDDGSVIHLKLTIDSNKGEAFFDFSGTSPEVYGNWNAPEAVTAAAVIYCLRCLVDVDIPLNQGCLAPVGIHIPKGSFLSPSDKAAVVGGNVLTSQRVTDVVLTAFQACACSQGCMNNLTFGDNTFGYYETIGGGSGAGPHWDGTSGVQCHMTNTRMTDPEIFEQRYPVLLHKFGLRENSGGSGLHKGGDGLVREIEFRRPVVVSILSERRVHAPKGLKGGKDGARGANYLITKDKRRVYLGGKNTVEVQAGEILEILTPGGGGWGSC; encoded by the coding sequence ATGGGAAGTtcgaagaaaaaagaagaagaaaagcttaGATTTTGTATAGATAGAGGCGGAACGTTTACCGATGTGTATGCGGAAATTTCAGGCAAGAGTGATGGTCGGGATTTGAAACTGTTATCTGTTGATCCGGCGAATTATGAGGATGCTCCGGTGGAAGGGATTAGGAGGATTCTTGAGGAGTATACAGGAGAGAAGATTCCCAGAACCTCCAAAATCCCCACGAATAAGATTGAGTTTATTAGGATGGGGACCACTGTAGCTACCAATGCCTTGTTGGAGAGAAAAGGGGAGAGGATTGCTTTGTGTGTCACTCGAGGGTTTAAGGATTTGTTGCAGATTGGTAATCAGGCTCGTCCGAATATCTTTGATCTTACGGTTTCGAAACCCTCCAACCTTTACGAGGAGGTTATTGAGGTTGATGAGAGAGTTCAGCTTGTTGTTGATGATAGTGGGGATGATGGTTTGGGTTCGGTGGTTAAAGGGGTGTCGGGTGAGCTTGTGAGGGTTGTGAAGCCGGTTGATGAACAAGGTTTGAAGCCTTTGTTGAAGGGGTTGTTGGAGAGAGGGATTAGTTGTTTGGCTGTTGTGTTGATGCATTCTTATACGTTTCCGCAACATGAATTGGCTGTGGAAAAGCTTGCTGTTGATTTGGGTTTTCGACATGTTTCTTTGTCTTCGTCTTTGACTCCCATGGTTCGAGCTGTTCCTCGGGGGTTAACTGCTAGCGTGGATGCGTACTTAACCCCAGTTATCAAGGATTATTTGTCAGGTTTTATGTCGAAATTTGATGAAGGGTTGGGTAAGGTGAATGTTTTGTTTATGCAATCGGATGGAGGGCTTGCACCGGAAAATAGGTTTTCAGGACACAAAGCTGTTTTGTCTGGTCCTGCAGGTGGAGTTGTTGGTTATTCGCAGACactttttgggcttgaaacaGAGAAGCCCCTTATTGGGTTTGATATGGGTGGTACATCTACGGATGTGAGCCGTTATGCTGGGAGTTATGAACATGTCCTTGAAACCCAGATTTCCGGTGCCATTATTCAAGCACCTCAACTTGACATAAGCACTGTTGCTGCTGGTGGTGGATCAAAGTTGAAGTTCCAGTTTGGAGCTTTCCGGGTAGGACCAGAATCAGTGGGTGCTCATCCAGGCCCAGTTTGTTATCGTAAAGGTGGGGAATTGGCAGTTACCGATGCCAATCTCGTTCTAGGATTTGTCATTCCTGATCATTTTCCATCCATTTTTGGCCCCAACGAAGATCAGCCTTTAGATATCAAGGCAACAAGAGAAGAATTTGAGAAGCTTGCCAATCAAATAAACTCCTATAGGAAGAGCCAAGATTCATCTGCTAAGGACATGACTGTGGAAGAGATTGCTCTGGGATTTGTGAATGTTGCAAATGAAACAATGTGCCGTCCGATACGGCAGTTGACAGAGATGAAGGGCCATGAAACAAGGAACCATGCTCTTGCTTGCTTTGGAGGTGCTGGCCCACAGCATGCTTGTGCCATTGCCAGGTCGTTGGGCATGAAAGAAGTACTTGTTCACAGATTCTGTGGGATCTTAAGTGCGTATGGCATGGGCTTGGCAGATGTTGTTGAAGAGGCACAAGAGCCATATTCTGCTGTTTATGGCCCTGATTCCATCTTGGAGGCTTCCCATAGAGAAGATATGTTACTGAAGCAGATAAGGCAGAAGCTACAGGAGCAAGGGTTCAGAGAGGAGAACATTACAACAGAAACATATTTAAACTTGCGGTATGAGGGCACGGATACTGCCATCATGGTAAAGAAACATGTCAATGAAGATGGGTCAGGGTCCGACTATGCAGTGGAGTTTGTGAAGCTATTCCAGCAGGAGTACGGATTCAAGCTACAGAATAGGAATATTCTTATATGTGACGTCAGAGTTCGTGGTATTGGAGTCACTAACATACTGAAGCCACAAGTACTGGAACCCACTTCTGGTAACCTGGAAGTGGAAGGCCACTATAAGGTTTACTTTGGGAATGGGTGGCTTGATACACCTCTATACAAGCTTGATAATCTGGGTTGTGGACACGTCATACCTGGCCCTGCAATCATCATGAATGGAAATAGCACGGTGGTAGTGGAACCCCAATGCAAAGCTATCATAACGATATATGGAaacatcaaaattgaaattgagtCTAACATGAGCACCGTGAAAATAGCCGAAAAAGTTGCAGATGTTGTGCAgctctcaattttcaatcacaGATTTATGGGAATAGCTGAACAAATGGGACGGACGCTACAGCGAACTTCCATATCAACAAATATCAAGGAAAGGCTAGATTTCTCTTGTGCTCTCTTTGGCCCTGATGGGGGACTAGTTGCTAATGCCCCCCATGTCCCTGTGCATCTTGGAGCCATGTCCAGTACTGTTCGGTGGCAGCTCAATTATTGGGGAGAAAACTTGAATGAAGGTGATGTTTTGGTCACCAACCATCCTAGTGCCGGAGGTAGCCATCTTCCTGACATAACTGTCATCACACCTGTGTTTGATAATGGTAagctggttttttttgttgcaagtAGAGGACATCACGCAGAGATTGGGGGTATTACTCCTGGAAGCATGCCCCCCTTTTCAAAGTCAATATGGGAAGAAGGAGCTGCAATTAAAGCATTTAAGCTTGTAGAAAAGGGGATTTTTCAGGAAGAGGGAATTGTTAACCTTCTCCAGTTTCCTGGTTCTGATGAATCAGCTCATAAAATCCCTGGAACTCGCCGGCTTCAAGACAATTTATCAGACCTACATGCACAAGTAGCTGCAAACCAGAGAGGTATCTCCCTTATCAAAGAACTGATTGAGCAGTATGGTTTGGAAACTGTTCAGGCCTATATGACCTATGTACAGCTAAATGCAGAAGAAGCAGTGAGGGAAATGCTCAAATCAGTTGCTGCTAGAGTTTCATCTCAGTCAGACAAGTTTGGAGAGAATAATAATGTAActatagaagaagaagatagcATGGATGATGGCTCTGTCATACATCTGAAACTAACTATTGATTCTAATAAAGGGGAAGCATTTTTCGATTTTAGTGGGACAAGCCCTGAGGTGTATGGGAATTGGAATGCACCAGAAGCAGTAACAGCTGCCGCAGTTATATACTGCCTTCGCTGTTTGGTGGATGTTGATATTCCTCTCAACCAAGGTTGTTTAGCCCCGGTTGGAATCCATATTCCTAAAGGCTCATTCCTCTCTCCAAGTGACAAGGCTGCAGTTGTTGGAGGTAATGTTCTCACGTCTCAGAGGGTAACAGATGTTGTACTTACTGCCTTTCAGGCCTGTGCTTGTTCTCAGGGTTGCATGAATAATCTCACTTTTGGGGATAATACTTTTGGCTATTATGAAACAATTGGAGGTGGAAGTGGTGCTGGTCCTCACTGGGATGGGACAAGTGGAGTCCAGTGCCATATGACCAATACCCGTATGACTGATCCAGAGATTTTTGAGCAAAGGTATCCTGTTCTTTTGCATAAGTTTGGACTAAGAGAGAACAGTGGAGGATCTGGGCTTCATAAAGGGGGTGATGGGCTTGTAAGAGAGATAGAGTTCAGGCGGCCAGTTGTAGTGAGTATTCTTTCAGAAAGGCGTGTGCATGCACCAAAAGGTCTGAAGGGGGGGAAAGATGGGGCTCGCGGGGCCAATTACCTAATTACCAAAGATAAACGGAGAGTTTACCTTGGAGGTAAGAACACAGTTGAGGTGCAGGCAGGGGAGATTCTTGAGATTTTAACTCCTGGAGGTGGTGGGTGGGGTTCATGTTGA
- the LOC7493538 gene encoding uncharacterized protein LOC7493538 — MDENSALIAQLLMEDEIEMRNGNGNGNGNANANANGSVSGKDQNDGGWKTVTYSKRNKKQQPSKVSNSSESSSSDHQRSNGVGGEKADVFRSIEKQSEDRRRRIEEEWRKREEEESGERDGSKRHSDEDDGESEDGGHGGDGGGAGEEVKKVKKPKVKKPKVTMAEAAAKIDAGDLGAFLVDITASYETQQDILLMRFADYYGRAFSSVSSAQFPWLKIFKESPVSKLIDTPLAHISQDVFKASVDWLGQRSFEALGSFVLWSLDRIFADLASHQGVAKGSKKVVQRSPSKSLVAIFVVLAMTLRRKPDVLINLLPVISENPKYQGQDKLPVTGWMIAQASQGDLVVGLYTWIRVLFPMLSGKSSSNPQSRDLILQLVERILSSPKARTILLNGAVKKGERLVPPSALELLMRLTFPVPSARVKATERFEAVYPTLKEVALAGSSGSKAMKQVPQQILNIAVKATGEGSSELSREASDIFIWCLTQNPNSYKQWDMFYLDNLEASVTVLRRLSNEWKDYSVKHSSLDPVRETLKSFRQKNEKALAEEENAGDYASLKEADKYCKAILGRLSRGHGCIRSLFIVSAALAAGAVIISQKEYWDLQKLSAMLNLPPS; from the exons ATGGACGAGAATTCAGCTCTTATAGCACAACTTCTCATGGAAGATGAAATAGAAATGAGAAACGGTAACGGTAACGGTAACGGTAACGCTAACGCTAACGCTAACGGTAGCGTTAGCGGTAAAGATCAGAACGACGGCGGATGGAAAACAGTTACGTATTCAAAAcgaaacaagaaacaacaacCCTCGAAAGTCTCGAACTCGTCGGAGAGTTCTTCCTCCGATCACCAGCGATCTAACGGCGTCGGCGGTGAGAAAGCTGATGTGTTTCGGTCGATTGAGAAGCAATCGGAAGACCGGCGCCGGAGGATTGAGGAGGAGTGGCGgaagagagaggaggaggagagtggTGAGAGAGATGGATCGAAGCGGCATTCTGATGAGGATGATGGAGAGAGTGAAGATGGAGGTCATGGTGGAGACGGTGGTGGTGCTGGAGAGGAAGTGAAGAAGGTGAAGAAGCCGAAGGTGAAGAAACCAAAAGTAACGATGGCGGAGGCGGCTGCGAAGATCGATGCCGGTGATCTAGGCGCCTTTCTTGTTGACATCACT GCGTCGTATGAGACTCAGCAGGATATACTGTTAATGAGATTTGCTGATTACTATGGAAGAGCATTTTCATCAGTGAGTTCAGCTCAATTTCCTTGGTTAAAGATCTTCAAGGAGTCTCCTGTTTCCAAATTGATTGat ACCCCCCTCGCACACATCTCTCAAGATGTTTTCAAGGCATCAGTTGACTGGCTTGGCCAGCGATCCTTTGAAGCACTTGGGTCCTTTGTGTTATGGTCATTGGATAGAATTTTTGCTGACCTTGCAAGTCATCAAGGAGTTGCCAAGGGATCCAAAAAGGTGGTCCAGCGATCACCATCTAAGTCTCTG GTTGCTATATTTGTGGTTTTGGCAATGACGTTACGACGCAAGCCTGATGTGTTGATCAATTTATTGCCGGTAATTAGTGAAAATCCAAAATATCAAGGACAAGACAAGCTTCCGGTCACTGGATGGATGATTGCTCAG GCGTCCCAAGGAGATTTGGTTGTGGGATTATACACATGGATTCGTGTTCTCTTCCCTATGCTGAGTGGGAAATCAAGCAGTAATCCTCAATCTAGAGACTTGATCTTGCAGTTGGTTGAGAG AATCTTGTCATCCCCCAAAGCTCGTACAATTTTATTAAATGGCGCTGTTAAAAAGGGTGAGCGCTTAGTGCCACCTTCAGCTCTTGAACTTTTGATGAGACTCACCTTCCCAGTTCCTTCAGCTAGAGTTAAG gcAACTGAGAGATTCGAAGCTGTTTATCCAACCTTGAAGGAGGTTGCTCTTGCTGGTTCCTCAGGAAGCAAAGCAATGAAACAAGTTCCGCAGCAGATATTGAACATTGCAGTCAAAGCCACCGGAGAAG GTAGCTCTGAACTGTCTAGGGAAGCAAGTGACATTTTTATTTGGTGTTTGACACAGAACCCTAATAGTTACAAACAATGG GACATGTTTTATCTGGATAATCTTGAAGCAAGTGTCACTGTTTTGAGAAGGCTGTCTAATGAATGGAAGGACTACTCGGTCAAACATTCTTCTCTTGACCCTGTGAGGGAAACTCTGAAGAGTTTCAGGCAGAAG AATGAGAAAGCATTGGCAGAGGAGGAAAATGCAGGGGACTAtgcatccttgaaagaagcagACAAGTACTGCAAGGCAATTCTGGGACGACTGTCGCGAGGCCATGGATGCATAAGAAGCCTGTTTATTGTGTCAGCTGCTCTGGCTGCGGGAGCTGTTATCATATCCCAGAAGGAATACTGGGACTTGCAAAAACTCTCCGCAATGCTCAACTTACCACCCTCCTAA
- the LOC127905186 gene encoding histone H2B, translating into MAPKAEKKPAEKKPAEEKKTVAEKAPAEKKPKAGKKLPKEGGAAAGEKKKKRVKKSTETYKIYIFKVLKQVHPDIGISSKAMGIMNSFINDIFEKLAQESSRLARYNKKPTITSREIQTAVRLVLPGELAKHAVSEGTKAVTKFTSS; encoded by the coding sequence ATGGCACCAAAAGCAGAGAAGAAACCGGCGGAGAAGAAGCCGGCCGAAGAGAAGAAAACGGTGGCAGAGAAAGCCCCAGCAGAGAAGAAGCCGAAGGCAGGGAAGAAGCTCCCAAAGGAAGGAGGAGCAGCAGccggagagaagaagaaaaagagggtGAAGAAGAGCACAGAGACATACAAGATCTACATCTTTAAGGTGCTGAAGCAAGTTCATCCAGATATAGGGATCTCAAGCAAGGCCATGGGCATAATGAATTCctttattaatgatattttcgAGAAGCTTGCGCAGGAATCCTCACGACTTGCTAGGTATAACAAGAAGCCCACAATTACCTCGAGGGAAATCCAGACTGCTGTCAGGTTGGTTTTGCCCGGAGAGTTGGCTAAACATGCTGTTTCAGAAGGGACTAAGGCTGTCACCAAGTTCACCAGTTCTTGA
- the LOC7493537 gene encoding LOW QUALITY PROTEIN: AAA-ATPase ASD, mitochondrial (The sequence of the model RefSeq protein was modified relative to this genomic sequence to represent the inferred CDS: deleted 2 bases in 1 codon) → MMTGEIWTQLSSAITGLVLAWVMFEQYFPYQLRGYLHKYSQKLMSYAYPYIQVTFHEFTSERLKRSEAFSAIQSYLGSNSTKNAKRLKADVVRNNEPLVLTMDDYEEVTDVFDGVKVWWSSSKTVPKTQSISFYPAADERRHYRLTFHKSNRDVITKKYIEHVLKEGKLIAVKNRQRKLFTNNPSENWYGWKSTKWSHVVFEHPATFDTLAMETKKKEEIKKDLTKFSKGKDYYAKIGKAWKRGYLLYGPPGTGKSTMISAMANLLDYDIYDLELTTVKDNSELRKLLIETTGKSIIVIEDIDCSLDLTGQRKKTKEKDDDDQSDKEKDPVSEKKEAEEERKSGSKVTLSGLLNFIDGLWSACGGERIIVFTTNYVDKLDPALIRRGRMDKHIELSYCCFEAFKVLAKNYLELESHEMFGKIEELLGETKMTPADVAENLMPMSDEEDEEDCLKRLIEGLETAKEEARKKTEEEAVSKAEKADKEGGETSSQVAKENGEISAEEAKENGVIAGG, encoded by the exons ATGATGACTGGAGAAATATGGACTCAACTGAGCTCGGCCATTACTGGCCTAGTGCTTGCGTGGGTCATGTTTGAGCAATATTTTCCTTATCAACTTCGTGGCTATCTTCACAAATATAGTCAGAAGTTAATGAGCTATGCGTATCCTTACATCCAAGTTACCTTCCATGAATTCACAAGTGAACGTCTCAAGCGCAGCGAGGCCTTTTCTGCCATTCAGAGTTATCTCGGCTCCAATTCTACCAAGAATGCTAAGAGACTCAAGGCTGATGTTGTCAGAAACAACGAGCCCTTGGTCCTCACCATGGACGATTACGAAGAAGTTACCGATGTTTTTGATGGGGTTAAGGTCTGGTGGTCTTCGAGTAAAACTGTCCCGAAAACAcaatctatttctttttatcctGCAGCCGATGAGAGGAGGCATTACAGGCTCACGTTCCACAAAAGTAATCGAGATGTCATCACCAAGAAATATATAGAACATGTTTTGAAAGAAGGGAAGTTGATTGCTGTGAAGAACCGGCAGAGAAAGCTCTTCACCAACAATCCTAGTGAGAATTGGTATGGGTGGAAATCTACCAAGTGGAGTCATGTGGTTTTTGAGCACCCCGCTACATTTGATACTCTGGCAATGGAAacaaagaagaaggaagagatTAAGAAAGACCTTACCAAATTCAGTAAAGGAAAAGACTATTATGCGAAGATCGGCAAGGCCTGGAAGCGTGGCTATCTCCTTTATGGCCCTCCAGGAACTGGCAAATCCACCATGATTTCTGCTATGGCTAATTTGTTGGATTATGATATTTATGATCTTGAGTTGACCACAGTTAAGGACAACAGCGAGCTTAGGAAGCTATTGATCGAAACCACCGGAAAGTCTATCATTGTGATTGAGGATATTGATTGCTCACTTGATCTTACAGGACAGAGGAAGAAAACGAAGGAGAAAGATGATGACGACCAGTCAGACAAAGAGAAGGATCcagtttct gaaaaaaaggaggctgaagaagaaagaaaaagcggCAGCAAGGTTACTTTATCTGGACTTTTGAATTTCATTGATGGACTCTGGTCAGCTTGTGGAGGAGAAAGAATCATAGTGTTCACTACCAATTATGTGGACAAACTGGATCCTGCTCTAATAAGGAGAGGAAGGATGGATAAGCATATAGAGTTGTCATATTGCTGCTTTGAGGCGTTCAAGGTGCTAGCCAAGAACTATTTAGAACTCGAATCGCATGAAATGTTCGGAAAAATTGAGGAGCTGTTGGGGGAGACAAAGATGACCCCAGCTGATGTTGCTGAGAATTTGATGCCCATGTCAGATGAAGAAGACGAGGAGGATTGTTTGAAGCGATTGATTGAAGGTCTTGAGACTGCAAAGGAGGAAGCTaggaaaaaaactgaagaagaaGCGGTGTCAAAGGCTGAGAAAGCAGACAAAGAGGGTGGCGAAACATCTTCTCAAGTGGCAAAGGAGAATGGCGAAATATCAGCAGAAGAAGCGAAAGAGAATGGTGTAATCGCTGGAGGTTAG
- the LOC18097592 gene encoding histone H2B → MIMAPKAEKKPAEKKPAEEKKTVAEKAPAEKKPKAGKKLPKEGGAAAGEKKKRRVKKITETYKIYIFKVLKQVHPDIGISSKAMGIMNSFINDIFEKLAQESSRLARYNKKPTITSREIQTAVRLVLPGELAKHAVSEGTKAVTKFTSS, encoded by the coding sequence atgatAATGGCACCAAAAGCAGAGAAGAAACCGGCGGAGAAGAAGCCGGCCGAAGAGAAGAAAACGGTGGCAGAGAAAGCCCCAGCAGAGAAGAAGCCGAAGGCAGGGAAGAAGCTCCCAAAGGAAGGAGGAGCAGCAGccggagagaagaagaaaaggagggtGAAGAAGATCACAGAGACATACAAGATCTACATCTTCAAGGTGCTGAAGCAAGTTCATCCAGATATAGGGATCTCAAGCAAGGCCATGGGCATAATGAATTCctttattaatgatattttcgAGAAGCTTGCGCAGGAATCCTCACGACTTGCTCGGTATAACAAGAAGCCCACAATTACCTCGAGGGAAATCCAGACTGCTGTCAGGTTGGTTTTGCCCGGAGAGTTGGCTAAGCATGCTGTTTCAGAAGGGACTAAGGCTGTCACTAAGTTCACCAGTTCTTGA
- the LOC18097593 gene encoding AAA-ATPase ASD, mitochondrial has product MTGEIWTQLSSAITGLVLAWVMFEQYFPHQLRGYLEKYSQKLMSYVYPYIQITFHEFTSERLKRSEAFSAIQSYLGSNSTKTAKRLKADVVRNNEPLVLTMDDYEEVTDVFDGVKVWWSSSKTVPKTQSISFYPAADERRHYRLTFHKRNRDVITEKYIEHVRKEGKAIAVKNRQRKLFTNNSSKNSYAWKSTKWSHVVFEHPATFDTLAMETKKKEEIKKDLTKFSKGKDYYAKIGKAWKRGYLLYGPPGTGKSTMISAMANLLGYDIYDLELTTVKDNSELRKLLIETTGKSIIVIEDIDCSLDLTGQRKKTKEKDDDDQSDKEKDPVSKKKKEAEEERKSGSKVTLSGLLNFIDGLWSACGGERIIVFTTNYVDKLDPALIRRGRMDKHIELSYCCFEAFKVLAKNYLELESHEMFGKIDELLGETKMTPADVAENLMPMSDEEDEEDCLKRLIEGLETAKEEARKKTKEEAVSKAEKADKEGGETSSQVAKENGEISAEEAKENGVIAGG; this is encoded by the coding sequence ATGACTGGAGAAATATGGACTCAACTGAGCTCGGCCATTACTGGCCTAGTGCTTGCGTGGGTCATGTTTGAGCAATATTTTCCTCATCAACTTCGTGGCTatcttgaaaaatatagtcaGAAGTTAATGAGCTATGTGTATCCTTACATCCAAATTACCTTTCATGAATTCACAAGTGAACGTCTCAAGCGCAGCGAGGCCTTTTCTGCCATTCAGAGTTATCTCGGCTCCAATTCTACCAAGACTGCTAAGAGACTCAAGGCTGATGTTGTCAGAAACAACGAGCCCTTGGTCCTCACCATGGACGATTACGAAGAAGTTACCGATGTTTTTGATGGGGTTAAGGTCTGGTGGTCTTCCAGTAAAACTGTCCCGAAAACAcaatctatttctttttatcctGCAGCCGATGAGAGGAGGCATTACAGGCTCACGTTCCACAAAAGAAATCGAGATGTCATCACCGAGAAATATATAGAACATGTTAGGAAAGAAGGGAAGGCGATTGCTGTGAAGAACAGGCAGAGAAAGCTCTTCACCAACAATTCTAGTAAGAATTCGTATGCGTGGAAATCTACCAAGTGGAGTCATGTGGTTTTTGAGCACCCCGCTACATTTGATACTCTGGCAATGGAAacaaagaagaaggaagagatTAAGAAAGACCTTACCAAATTCAGTAAAGGAAAAGACTATTATGCGAAGATCGGCAAGGCCTGGAAGCGTGGCTATCTCCTTTATGGCCCTCCAGGAACTGGCAAATCCACCATGATTTCTGCTATGGCTAATTTGTTGGGTTATGATATTTATGATCTTGAGTTGACCACAGTTAAGGACAACAGCGAGCTTAGGAAGCTATTGATCGAAACCACCGGAAAGTCTATCATTGTGATTGAGGATATTGATTGCTCACTTGATCTTACAGGACAGAGGAAAAAAACGAAGGAGAAAGATGATGACGACCAGTCAGACAAAGAGAAGGATCCAGTttctaagaagaaaaaggaggctgaagaagaaagaaaaagcggCAGCAAGGTTACTTTATCTGGACTTTTGAATTTCATTGATGGACTCTGGTCAGCTTGTGGAGGAGAAAGAATCATAGTGTTCACTACCAATTATGTGGACAAACTGGATCCTGCTCTAATAAGGAGAGGAAGGATGGATAAGCATATAGAGTTGTCATATTGCTGCTTTGAGGCGTTCAAGGTGCTAGCCAAGAACTATTTAGAACTCGAATCGCATGAAATGTTCGGAAAAATTGATGAGCTGTTGGGGGAGACAAAGATGACCCCAGCTGATGTTGCTGAGAATTTGATGCCCATGTCAGATGAAGAAGACGAGGAGGATTGTTTGAAGCGATTGATTGAAGGTCTTGAGACTGCAAAGGAGGAAGctaggaaaaaaactaaagaagaagCGGTGTCAAAGGCTGAGAAAGCAGACAAAGAGGGTGGCGAAACATCTTCTCAAGTGGCTAAGGAGAATGGCGAAATATCAGCAGAAGAAGCGAAAGAGAATGGTGTAATCGCTGGAGGTTAG